DNA from Rubripirellula lacrimiformis:
ACGGCCCGCTTCGGTGGTCAAAGAACTGGTCGAAAACAGCATCGATGCAGGTTCCCATCGGATCGAAGTCACGATCGCTGGCGGGGGAACGGAGTTGATCCGGATTTCGGACGATGGCTGCGGGATGACGCCGGAACAGTTGCCGCTTGCGATCGCGTCCCACGCCACCAGCAAACTGCCCGACGACGATTCGCTGTTCAGTGTTCGGACACTGGGGTTTCGCGGGGAAGCCTTGGCTTCGATCGGCAGCGTTTCGCACATGACAATCCGCAGCCGAACCGTCGGGGACGATAGCGGCAGCGAAGTGCAGGTCCGTGGTGGAGTGATCGAACCGCCGGCCCCCTGTGGTTGCCCAGTCGGCACGGTGATTGAAATCAAGAATCTGTTTTTCAACACGCCGGTGCGTCACCGTTTTTTAAAAACAGCCACCACCGAACGAGGGCACATCGTCGAAGCCTTCACGCGATTGGCACTGGCCAATCCCCAAGTCCACTTTGTTTTGATCAACAACGACAAGGTGGTCTACGACCTGCCGACGTCGACAAGATGGTCCGATCGTATCGGCGCATTTTTTGGCGACGAGATCGCCAGCGTCTTGATCCCGATCCGTGACGTCGACGACCAAGTTCGAATCAGCGGCTATGTCTGTGATCCGTCGGTCAGCCGCGGAAACAACCGGATGCAGTACCTGTTCCTGAACGGGCGGCATATCCGTGACCGTTCGCTGCAACACGCTTTGGGCGAAGCCTATCGCGGCTTGCTGATGGTCGGTCGCTTTCCCGTCTGCTTTCTGCGGATGGACATGCCACCGGAACTGATCGACGTCAACGTTCACCCGACCAAGCTAGAAGTTCGTTTCACCGATGGCGGCAAAGTCTATGCACGATTGTTGCAGACGCTGCGTCATCAGTTCCTGCGGACCGACATGACGCAGCGTGTCGGCCCGGGATCGCCGTCGGACGATGCGCCGCAGTCTTCCATCGCGTCGGCCATCCAACCACCGGCTGGATCCGCCGAACAATCCGAACAACTGCAGCGACAATCGGTGATTGATTGGGCCCGCACCGGCACACAGACGCC
Protein-coding regions in this window:
- the mutL gene encoding DNA mismatch repair endonuclease MutL; its protein translation is MSTSTQRPLPTIRQLPPNLVNQIAAGEVIERPASVVKELVENSIDAGSHRIEVTIAGGGTELIRISDDGCGMTPEQLPLAIASHATSKLPDDDSLFSVRTLGFRGEALASIGSVSHMTIRSRTVGDDSGSEVQVRGGVIEPPAPCGCPVGTVIEIKNLFFNTPVRHRFLKTATTERGHIVEAFTRLALANPQVHFVLINNDKVVYDLPTSTRWSDRIGAFFGDEIASVLIPIRDVDDQVRISGYVCDPSVSRGNNRMQYLFLNGRHIRDRSLQHALGEAYRGLLMVGRFPVCFLRMDMPPELIDVNVHPTKLEVRFTDGGKVYARLLQTLRHQFLRTDMTQRVGPGSPSDDAPQSSIASAIQPPAGSAEQSEQLQRQSVIDWARTGTQTPTTTTNALPATGTPAFQPFSNGTASLPNHASMPSTGQAGGEIAHGPMPTAMPSPSGQPASDLAPWEIAGKQESESGLPESPSVCYLGFQVHNRYLVTQDETGMVVIDQHALHERVLYERVCNKVLGEGKSLEAQRLLVPEPVSLTPAERTAALDAKETLAKVGLEIDDFGGETIVIQSYPAMLRNGSPADMLRTVLEALISAGKQPDAKDLLNHLLSTIACKAAVKAGDPLAPEEIVSLLEQKDLYHDTHHCPHGRPTALFFSRDELDRMFGRLGPRGRS